One part of the Microlunatus elymi genome encodes these proteins:
- a CDS encoding tRNA (adenine-N1)-methyltransferase, translated as MSTTKHPEPVEGPEASDPATYAGVRTGPLRAGERVTLTDPKGRRHSVLLANGQRFHTAKGAINHDELIGGPEGVVVTSAGGVQYLALRPLLGEFSTGMPRGAQVVYPKDAAQIVVGADIFPGARVLEAGAGSGALSLALLRAIGPTGRLTSYERREDFAAIAAKNVRTFLGLEHPAWDLRLGDLTVALSDGEGADPGAPAEVDRVVLDMLAPWECVDVIAERLIPGGVICCYVATTTQLGRITETLRVHGGFTEPEAAESMVRGWHVEGLSIRPSHQMVGHTGFLLTARRLAPGVIAPARKRRPAPGAYGEDYTGPRRRVEPGGDSPVGDNGGKTAGGDADAGTKP; from the coding sequence ATGAGCACAACCAAGCATCCCGAGCCCGTCGAAGGACCGGAAGCCTCGGACCCGGCAACCTACGCCGGCGTACGCACCGGACCGCTGCGGGCGGGCGAGCGGGTGACCCTCACGGACCCCAAGGGTCGCCGCCACTCCGTCCTGCTGGCCAACGGGCAGCGCTTCCACACCGCCAAGGGCGCCATCAATCACGACGAGTTGATCGGCGGCCCGGAGGGGGTGGTGGTGACCTCGGCCGGCGGCGTTCAGTATCTGGCGCTGCGGCCGCTGCTAGGGGAGTTCAGTACGGGAATGCCGCGCGGAGCCCAGGTCGTCTACCCCAAGGACGCCGCTCAGATCGTGGTCGGCGCCGACATCTTCCCCGGCGCCCGGGTGCTCGAGGCCGGTGCCGGATCGGGTGCGCTGAGCCTGGCGCTGCTGCGCGCAATCGGGCCGACCGGCCGGCTCACCTCGTACGAACGCCGGGAGGACTTCGCCGCCATCGCGGCCAAGAACGTGCGTACCTTCCTCGGGCTGGAGCATCCGGCCTGGGATCTGCGCCTTGGCGACCTGACGGTGGCGCTGTCCGACGGCGAGGGCGCCGACCCGGGAGCGCCGGCCGAGGTGGATCGGGTGGTGCTGGACATGCTGGCGCCCTGGGAGTGTGTGGACGTGATCGCCGAACGGCTGATTCCGGGCGGGGTGATCTGCTGCTACGTCGCCACTACGACCCAACTCGGCCGGATCACCGAGACGCTACGGGTGCACGGCGGTTTCACCGAACCGGAGGCGGCCGAGTCGATGGTGCGGGGCTGGCACGTCGAGGGACTGTCGATCCGGCCGTCGCATCAGATGGTCGGACACACCGGCTTCCTGCTCACCGCCCGTCGACTGGCACCTGGCGTCATCGCGCCGGCCCGCAAGCGCCGGCCGGCGCCGGGAGCGTACGGCGAGGACTACACCGGCCCGCGGCGTCGCGTCGAGCCGGGTGGCGACTCTCCGGTCGGGGACAACGGCGGCAAAACGGCGGGCGGCGATGCCGATGCAGGAACAAAACCGTAA
- the arc gene encoding proteasome ATPase has product MTETPDRRSASEGFSGHDSGQAGDPQHDREALLARIGLLNDELDRLRERVSSHPHDLAALERRLADARADVRAASANNERLATTLREAREQIVSLKAEVDRLAQPPASFGVFLATVDDHTADIWTSGRKMRVSVSPEIEADDLEPGREVILNEALNVVGVLTFDEVGEVVSLKEVMADGERALIVGHGDEESVVRLADRLRTERLRSGDSLLVDRRVHFAYERVPKMDVEELVLEDVPDIGYEEIGGLRGQIEAIRDAVELPFLHRDLFAEHELKAPKGILLYGPPGCGKTMIAKAVANSLAKKVTERTGREGRSFFLNIKGPELLNKYVGETERHIRLVFQRAREKATDGMPVIVFFDEMDSLFRTRGSGVSSDVENTIVPQLLSEIDGVEGLENVIIIGASNREDMIDPAILRPGRLDVKIKIERPDAEAARDIFSKYLTATLPLHEEDLGEFGGSRQRTVEAMIERTVTRMYEESEENQFLEVTYAGGDKEILYFKDFNSGAMIQNIVDRAKKMAIKDVLDSGVRGLRIGHLMQACVDEFAENEDLPNTTNPDDWAKISGKKGERIVFIRTLISSNKGTQPGRSIDTVSNTGQYL; this is encoded by the coding sequence ATGACTGAAACACCCGACCGCCGCAGCGCGAGCGAGGGCTTCAGCGGGCACGATTCCGGGCAGGCCGGGGATCCGCAGCATGATCGTGAAGCCCTGCTGGCCAGGATCGGCCTGCTGAACGACGAGCTTGATCGACTTCGCGAACGAGTCTCCTCCCATCCCCATGACCTGGCGGCGCTGGAGCGACGCCTTGCCGACGCCCGCGCCGACGTACGGGCGGCATCGGCCAACAACGAGCGTCTGGCCACCACCCTGCGTGAGGCGCGCGAGCAGATCGTCTCCCTGAAGGCCGAGGTCGATCGGCTCGCTCAACCGCCGGCCAGCTTCGGCGTGTTCCTGGCAACCGTCGATGATCACACCGCCGACATCTGGACCTCCGGCCGGAAGATGCGGGTCAGCGTGAGCCCGGAGATCGAGGCCGATGATCTTGAACCCGGCCGCGAAGTGATCTTGAACGAGGCGCTGAACGTGGTCGGCGTACTCACCTTCGACGAGGTCGGCGAGGTGGTCAGCCTCAAGGAAGTGATGGCCGACGGCGAACGCGCCCTGATCGTCGGACACGGCGACGAGGAGAGCGTGGTCCGGCTGGCCGACCGGCTGCGTACCGAACGGTTGCGGTCCGGCGACTCCCTGCTGGTCGATCGCCGGGTGCATTTCGCCTACGAGCGGGTGCCGAAGATGGACGTCGAAGAACTGGTGCTGGAGGACGTACCCGATATCGGGTACGAGGAGATCGGCGGCCTGCGTGGCCAGATCGAGGCCATCCGGGACGCGGTCGAGTTGCCGTTCCTGCATCGGGATCTCTTTGCCGAGCACGAATTGAAGGCGCCGAAGGGGATCCTGCTCTACGGTCCGCCCGGTTGTGGCAAGACCATGATCGCCAAGGCGGTGGCCAACTCGCTGGCCAAGAAGGTGACCGAACGCACCGGCCGCGAGGGGAGAAGTTTTTTCCTCAACATCAAGGGTCCCGAGCTGCTGAACAAGTACGTCGGTGAGACCGAGCGGCACATCCGGCTGGTTTTCCAGCGGGCAAGGGAAAAGGCCACCGACGGGATGCCGGTGATCGTCTTCTTCGACGAGATGGACTCGCTGTTCCGGACCCGTGGCAGCGGGGTGTCCTCCGATGTGGAGAACACCATCGTGCCGCAGCTGTTGAGCGAGATCGACGGTGTCGAGGGCCTGGAGAACGTGATCATCATCGGCGCCTCGAACCGTGAGGACATGATCGATCCGGCCATCCTGCGGCCGGGCCGGCTGGACGTCAAGATCAAGATCGAACGCCCCGATGCCGAGGCTGCGCGGGACATCTTCAGCAAGTACCTGACGGCCACGCTGCCCTTGCACGAAGAGGATCTGGGCGAGTTCGGCGGCTCGAGGCAGCGGACCGTCGAGGCGATGATCGAACGCACCGTGACCAGGATGTACGAGGAGTCGGAGGAGAATCAGTTCCTCGAGGTCACCTACGCCGGTGGGGACAAGGAGATCTTGTACTTCAAGGACTTCAACTCCGGCGCGATGATCCAGAACATCGTCGACCGGGCCAAGAAGATGGCGATCAAGGACGTCCTGGACTCCGGCGTACGGGGCCTGCGGATCGGTCACCTGATGCAGGCCTGCGTGGACGAGTTCGCCGAGAACGAGGACTTGCCCAACACCACCAACCCCGACGACTGGGCCAAGATCAGCGGCAAGAAGGGCGAACGCATCGTCTTCATCCGCACCCTGATCTCCTCCAACAAGGGCACCCAGCCCGGCCGATCGATCGACACGGTGAGCAACACCGGGCAGTATTTGTAG
- the argG gene encoding argininosuccinate synthase: MMRMSKVLNSIPVSERVGIAFSGGLDTSVAVAWMRDKGAIPCTYTADLGQYDEPDIASVPGRAGQYGAEISRLVDCKTQLVEEGLAAIACGAFHIRTGSRVYFNTTPLGRAVTGTLLVRAMQDDDVSIWGDGSTFKGNDIERFYRYGLLANPALRIYKPWLDADFVSELGGRKEMSEWLVAHGLPYRDSTEKAYSTDANILGATHEAKKLEHLDASMEIVEPIMGVKYWDDSVKIDTEEVEISFEGGRPTKINGKSYDDVVELFLEANAIGGRHGLGMSDQIENRIIEAKSRGIYEAPGMALLHIAYERLVNAIHNEDTVAAYHNDGRKLGRLLYEGRWFDPQSLMIREGLLRWVASAVTGSVVLRLRRGEDYSIVNTFGPAFSYHPDKLSMERTEDAAFGPTDRIGQLTMRNLDIADTRTKLELYAGLGALPARETELVGALEPGGADAISANPAAEEEDALDRAAIEFGVD; the protein is encoded by the coding sequence ATCATGCGCATGTCCAAGGTGTTGAACTCGATCCCTGTGTCCGAACGTGTCGGCATCGCCTTTTCCGGCGGGCTCGACACCTCCGTCGCGGTTGCCTGGATGCGAGACAAGGGCGCGATTCCGTGCACCTACACCGCCGACCTCGGACAGTACGACGAGCCGGACATCGCATCGGTCCCCGGCCGGGCCGGCCAGTACGGCGCCGAGATCTCCCGCCTGGTGGACTGCAAGACGCAGTTGGTGGAGGAGGGACTGGCCGCGATCGCCTGCGGCGCGTTCCACATCCGTACCGGCAGCCGGGTCTACTTCAACACCACCCCGCTCGGCCGCGCCGTCACCGGCACCCTGCTGGTGCGCGCGATGCAGGACGACGACGTCTCCATCTGGGGTGACGGCTCGACCTTCAAGGGCAACGACATCGAACGGTTCTACCGCTACGGCCTGCTGGCGAACCCGGCACTGCGCATCTACAAGCCCTGGCTCGACGCCGACTTCGTCTCGGAGTTGGGCGGCCGCAAGGAGATGTCGGAGTGGCTGGTCGCGCACGGACTGCCGTACCGGGACAGCACGGAGAAGGCGTACTCCACCGACGCCAACATCCTCGGCGCCACCCACGAGGCCAAGAAGCTGGAGCATCTGGACGCCTCGATGGAGATCGTCGAGCCGATCATGGGCGTCAAGTACTGGGACGACTCAGTCAAGATCGACACCGAGGAAGTCGAGATCAGCTTCGAAGGCGGCCGGCCGACCAAGATCAACGGCAAGAGCTACGACGATGTGGTGGAGCTCTTCCTGGAGGCCAACGCCATCGGCGGCCGGCACGGTCTCGGGATGAGCGACCAGATCGAGAACAGGATCATCGAGGCGAAGTCCCGCGGCATCTACGAGGCGCCCGGGATGGCGCTGCTGCACATCGCGTACGAGCGGCTGGTCAACGCGATCCACAACGAGGACACCGTTGCGGCCTACCACAACGACGGCCGCAAGCTGGGCCGGTTGCTGTACGAGGGTCGCTGGTTCGATCCGCAGTCGCTGATGATCCGCGAGGGCCTGCTGCGTTGGGTCGCCTCGGCCGTCACCGGCTCGGTGGTGCTGCGGTTGCGGCGGGGTGAGGACTACTCGATCGTGAACACGTTCGGACCCGCCTTCTCCTACCACCCCGACAAGCTCTCGATGGAGCGTACCGAGGACGCGGCCTTCGGCCCGACCGACCGGATCGGGCAGCTGACCATGCGCAACCTGGACATCGCCGACACGCGCACCAAACTGGAGTTGTACGCCGGTCTCGGGGCCCTGCCCGCCCGTGAGACCGAGCTGGTCGGTGCCCTCGAACCGGGCGGTGCGGACGCGATCTCGGCCAACCCCGCCGCCGAGGAGGAAGACGCCCTCGACCGCGCTGCGATCGAATTCGGCGTGGACTGA
- the ruvC gene encoding crossover junction endodeoxyribonuclease RuvC: MRVLGIDPGLTRCGFGVVDGAPGHSPQLVAVDVVRTDAGTEIAYRLLRLEHAFEDWITEHRPDVVAVERVFAQHNVQTVMGTAQAAGVAMLVAARHQLPVALHTPSEVKAAITGSGRADKAQVGQMVTRILRLDVTPKPADAADALALAICHVWRGSASDRITRATAASAEQAARQRRAYALARQQLPAPGAPA; the protein is encoded by the coding sequence GTGCGGGTCCTCGGAATCGACCCCGGCCTGACCCGGTGCGGGTTCGGCGTCGTCGACGGGGCGCCGGGCCACAGCCCGCAGTTGGTCGCCGTCGACGTCGTACGCACTGACGCCGGCACCGAGATCGCCTATCGACTGCTCCGGCTGGAACATGCCTTCGAGGACTGGATCACCGAGCACCGCCCGGACGTCGTCGCGGTCGAGCGCGTCTTCGCCCAGCACAACGTGCAGACCGTGATGGGGACCGCTCAGGCCGCCGGGGTGGCGATGTTGGTCGCGGCCCGGCACCAGCTTCCGGTCGCCCTGCACACGCCGAGCGAGGTGAAGGCGGCGATCACCGGCTCCGGTCGCGCGGACAAGGCCCAGGTCGGGCAGATGGTCACCCGGATCCTCAGACTGGACGTGACGCCGAAGCCGGCCGACGCGGCCGACGCGCTGGCGCTGGCCATCTGCCACGTCTGGCGCGGCTCGGCCTCCGATCGCATCACCCGCGCCACTGCGGCCAGCGCCGAACAAGCTGCCCGGCAGCGCAGGGCGTACGCACTGGCCCGGCAGCAGTTGCCCGCACCGGGAGCACCGGCGTGA
- the ruvA gene encoding Holliday junction branch migration protein RuvA, with protein MIALLSGTVVALGATWAVIDVNGVGLKAFCGPNTTAELRHGQQATLATSLVVREDSLTLYGFGTSEERDFFELLMTASGVGPKLAQAALAVLTPDELRTAIVTENLVALTKVPGVGRKGAQRIVIELKDKVNALTPSTSGTAGLAPMPTQQEEWRDQVSQGLQGLGWSAKDADAACGRVEHLAADDPAISIAELMRAALRTLAK; from the coding sequence GTGATCGCCCTACTCAGCGGCACCGTGGTCGCCCTCGGGGCGACCTGGGCGGTGATCGACGTCAACGGGGTCGGTCTGAAGGCGTTCTGCGGCCCGAACACCACCGCCGAACTGCGGCACGGCCAGCAGGCGACCCTGGCGACGTCGCTGGTGGTCCGCGAGGACTCGCTCACCCTCTACGGCTTCGGCACGTCCGAAGAACGCGACTTCTTCGAACTGTTGATGACGGCCTCCGGCGTCGGCCCCAAGCTCGCCCAGGCCGCGCTTGCGGTGCTGACCCCGGACGAGCTGCGGACCGCGATCGTCACCGAGAACCTGGTCGCGCTGACCAAGGTGCCCGGCGTCGGCCGCAAGGGCGCGCAACGGATCGTGATCGAGCTCAAGGACAAGGTCAACGCGCTGACCCCGTCAACGTCCGGGACCGCAGGGCTCGCTCCGATGCCCACCCAGCAGGAGGAGTGGCGCGATCAGGTCAGCCAGGGACTGCAAGGGCTCGGCTGGTCGGCCAAGGATGCCGATGCCGCCTGCGGCCGGGTGGAACATCTGGCCGCCGACGATCCGGCGATCAGCATCGCCGAGTTGATGCGAGCGGCGCTGCGTACGTTGGCGAAGTGA
- a CDS encoding SAM hydrolase/SAM-dependent halogenase family protein has translation MSYDWISLLTDFGTYDGFVAQCKGSIARIAPAVRWIDVTHEIPAQDVRRGAAVLSQIVGQLPPAVHLAVVDPGVGTDRRGVALQTPGGVLVGPDNGLLGWAADVLGGVRKAVALTNTDYHLGTSNTFHGRDIFSPVAAHTAVGVSLDDLGDPVDPAELVRLPDPVLSVGSGQLDCEVLTIDHYGNLQTSASAAALTRAGFERGDRLEWAIGDHRLTVLFGRTYGEVPPGDALAYLDSAAFLSLGVNGANAAARLGIPPGTPITISGAALGRD, from the coding sequence GTGAGCTATGACTGGATCTCGCTGCTGACCGACTTCGGCACGTACGACGGCTTCGTGGCGCAGTGCAAGGGATCGATCGCGCGGATCGCTCCCGCGGTCCGGTGGATCGACGTCACCCACGAGATTCCGGCACAAGACGTACGACGTGGCGCGGCCGTGCTGTCGCAGATCGTCGGTCAACTGCCTCCCGCGGTGCATCTGGCGGTGGTCGATCCGGGTGTCGGCACCGACCGCCGCGGGGTCGCGCTGCAGACACCCGGCGGTGTCCTGGTCGGTCCGGACAACGGCCTGCTGGGCTGGGCGGCCGACGTCCTGGGCGGCGTACGGAAGGCCGTAGCGCTGACCAACACCGACTACCACCTCGGCACGTCCAACACCTTCCACGGCCGCGACATCTTCTCCCCGGTCGCGGCGCACACCGCCGTCGGCGTCTCCCTCGATGATCTGGGTGATCCGGTGGATCCGGCCGAGTTGGTACGGCTGCCCGATCCGGTGCTGAGCGTCGGCTCCGGACAGCTCGACTGCGAAGTGCTGACCATCGACCACTACGGCAATCTTCAGACCTCGGCGTCCGCGGCGGCGCTGACTCGGGCCGGGTTCGAGCGCGGCGATCGACTCGAATGGGCGATCGGCGATCACCGGCTGACAGTCTTGTTCGGCCGGACCTACGGCGAAGTGCCGCCGGGCGATGCGCTCGCCTACCTTGACTCCGCCGCGTTCCTCAGCCTCGGCGTCAACGGCGCCAACGCTGCGGCCCGCCTGGGCATCCCGCCCGGCACCCCGATCACGATCAGCGGCGCGGCGCTGGGCCGCGACTGA
- the ruvB gene encoding Holliday junction branch migration DNA helicase RuvB: MVEREDAFEREDGAGHDAGIDLVDPHPDPEESAAESALRPTTLAEFEGQPRVSDQLGLVLEAARARAAVPDHVLLSGPPGLGKTTLAGIIAAEMGAPLRISSGPAIQHAGDLAAILSGLTEGEVFFLDEIHRMSRPAEEMLYLAMEDFRVDVVVGKGPGATAIPLDIPRFTLVGATTRSGLLPGPLRDRFGFTAQLDFYDAEDLEHIVRRSAALIGAELDPDGAAEIAGRSRGTPRIANRLLRRVRDYALVRADGRISAGVARAALDLYEVDALGLDRLDRGVLEAICNRFGGGPVGLSTLAISVGEEAETVEEVAEPFLVRLGFLMRTPRGRVATAAGWRHLGLNPPRSVMADVTPDEPDLFS; encoded by the coding sequence ATGGTTGAACGAGAAGACGCCTTCGAACGGGAAGACGGGGCTGGGCACGACGCCGGCATCGATCTGGTCGATCCGCACCCGGACCCGGAGGAGTCGGCGGCCGAATCGGCGTTGCGGCCGACCACGCTGGCCGAGTTCGAGGGGCAGCCGCGGGTCAGTGATCAGCTCGGGTTGGTGCTGGAGGCGGCGCGGGCCAGGGCAGCGGTGCCCGATCACGTACTGCTGTCCGGACCGCCCGGACTCGGCAAGACCACGCTGGCCGGCATCATCGCCGCCGAGATGGGCGCGCCGCTGCGGATCTCCAGCGGTCCGGCGATCCAGCACGCCGGCGACTTGGCGGCGATCCTGTCCGGGCTGACCGAGGGCGAGGTCTTCTTCCTGGACGAGATTCACCGGATGTCCCGGCCGGCCGAGGAGATGCTCTATCTGGCGATGGAGGATTTCCGGGTCGACGTGGTCGTCGGCAAGGGGCCGGGCGCTACTGCGATCCCGCTGGACATTCCACGCTTCACCCTGGTCGGCGCGACCACCCGATCGGGCCTGCTGCCCGGGCCGCTGCGCGACCGGTTCGGCTTCACCGCCCAACTGGACTTCTACGACGCCGAGGACCTGGAGCACATCGTTCGGCGGTCGGCCGCGCTGATCGGTGCCGAACTCGATCCGGACGGAGCGGCCGAGATCGCCGGCCGTTCCCGCGGCACTCCGCGGATCGCGAACCGGCTGCTGCGCCGGGTCCGTGATTACGCGCTGGTCCGTGCCGACGGACGGATCAGCGCCGGTGTCGCCCGCGCAGCCCTCGACCTGTACGAGGTGGACGCGCTGGGCCTGGACCGGCTCGATCGCGGCGTACTGGAGGCGATCTGCAACCGCTTCGGCGGCGGCCCGGTCGGGCTGAGCACGCTGGCGATCTCGGTCGGCGAGGAGGCCGAGACGGTGGAGGAGGTGGCCGAACCGTTCCTGGTCCGGCTCGGCTTCCTGATGCGTACGCCGCGGGGCCGGGTCGCGACCGCCGCCGGTTGGCGACATCTCGGCCTGAACCCGCCCCGCTCGGTGATGGCCGACGTGACGCCGGACGAGCCCGACCTGTTCAGCTGA
- the yajC gene encoding preprotein translocase subunit YajC: MPSYTSILLIVVMIIAFYFLIMRPQRKRQQQQQDMMKKLEPGTRVVTTTGIYATIIAMGDKQVVLETSPGSRVTMLKQAIGRVVGDEEEDPELGSYRSGGAGTTGVPTGPTAAADDGFDEATAPGAYSQEPTEQGSASASGLAGGAPIQEYTPGNLPEFTPADEKNQHETAPWPPVGAADPGAEDRTSSLGSSALGESYGHSGESGDEAGDKKDESGR, from the coding sequence GTGCCAAGCTACACATCGATCCTTTTGATCGTGGTGATGATCATCGCGTTCTACTTCCTGATCATGCGGCCGCAGCGGAAGCGCCAGCAGCAGCAGCAGGACATGATGAAGAAGCTCGAACCCGGTACGAGGGTGGTCACCACCACCGGTATCTACGCCACCATCATCGCGATGGGGGACAAGCAGGTCGTGCTCGAGACCTCTCCCGGCTCGCGGGTCACCATGCTGAAGCAGGCCATCGGCCGGGTGGTCGGCGATGAGGAGGAGGATCCGGAGCTCGGCAGCTACCGTTCGGGGGGCGCGGGCACAACCGGCGTACCGACCGGGCCGACCGCAGCGGCCGATGACGGCTTCGACGAGGCGACCGCACCGGGTGCGTACTCCCAGGAGCCCACCGAGCAGGGTTCGGCTTCGGCCAGCGGCCTGGCCGGCGGCGCGCCGATCCAGGAGTACACGCCGGGCAACCTGCCCGAGTTCACGCCGGCCGACGAGAAGAACCAGCACGAGACGGCGCCGTGGCCGCCCGTCGGCGCCGCCGACCCGGGTGCCGAGGACCGGACCTCGTCGTTGGGCAGCTCGGCGCTCGGGGAGTCGTACGGCCACTCCGGCGAGAGCGGCGACGAAGCGGGGGACAAGAAGGACGAATCCGGCCGATGA
- the secD gene encoding protein translocase subunit SecD: MASKVGHPLRTLVAFFIVIAALYGLMAITKNWTPRLGLDLSGGTTITLTARNTTGKGGVSATSLEQARTIIQQRVDGLGVGESQVTTSGGNQIIVSAPNVQRDELIQQVGQTAELRFRAVYQQESTTPTSQPGNSATAGTGNAQGGSTPSAKASAGTGSASAGATASSTAKGNGRPGPALPTEPPAPPSPRPTAPGKGTPENKAVEWQPSQQDITDFASFTCPRDTQYYPDVSDQPLFTCNEAGTQKYLLGPTIIEGTHVTDANASIGQSGLGWQVNLSFDSTGSKQFEDATRALSQKQSPENAFAIVLDGTAVSVASVDQAIAGGSAMISGGGINQQSAQQLANVLKYGSLPLAFEISSVDTVSATLGGEQLQAGLIAGAVGLALVILFCFAYYRGLGVVVVASLTVAFATTYAMVVLLGASVGFALSLAGIAGAIVAIGITADSFVIYFARIRDEVGEGRGIRTAVETGWRRARQTILVADAVSLLSALILFILAIGSVKGFAFTLGLTTLIDIVVVFFFTKPLVTLLSRTKFYGNGHKFSGLDATHLGVTALPGGRRRAGTATRAATQTGGEA; the protein is encoded by the coding sequence GTGGCATCCAAGGTCGGCCATCCGCTCCGTACGCTGGTGGCCTTCTTCATCGTGATCGCGGCCCTCTACGGGCTGATGGCGATCACCAAGAACTGGACTCCCCGGCTGGGGCTCGACCTCAGCGGTGGAACGACGATCACGCTGACCGCTCGGAACACCACCGGCAAGGGCGGCGTGAGCGCAACCAGCCTGGAGCAGGCGCGCACCATCATCCAGCAGCGGGTGGACGGCCTGGGTGTCGGAGAGAGTCAGGTCACCACCTCCGGTGGCAATCAGATCATCGTCAGCGCGCCGAACGTGCAGCGCGACGAGCTGATCCAGCAGGTCGGCCAGACCGCCGAACTGCGGTTCCGAGCGGTCTACCAGCAGGAGAGCACCACGCCGACGTCGCAGCCGGGCAACTCCGCGACCGCCGGCACCGGCAACGCGCAGGGCGGCAGCACACCGTCGGCGAAGGCGAGCGCGGGGACCGGTTCGGCAAGCGCAGGCGCGACGGCGTCGAGCACGGCCAAGGGCAACGGCCGCCCCGGTCCGGCGCTGCCGACCGAACCGCCGGCACCACCGTCGCCGCGGCCGACCGCTCCGGGCAAGGGCACCCCGGAGAACAAGGCCGTCGAGTGGCAACCGTCGCAGCAGGACATCACCGATTTCGCTAGCTTCACCTGCCCCCGCGACACCCAGTACTACCCCGACGTCTCTGATCAGCCGCTGTTCACCTGCAACGAGGCAGGCACCCAGAAGTACCTCCTCGGGCCGACGATCATCGAGGGCACCCACGTCACCGACGCCAACGCGAGCATCGGCCAGAGCGGTCTGGGCTGGCAGGTCAACCTGAGCTTCGACTCGACCGGCAGCAAGCAGTTCGAGGACGCCACCCGGGCGCTCAGCCAGAAGCAGTCGCCGGAGAACGCCTTCGCGATCGTGCTGGACGGCACTGCGGTCTCGGTCGCCTCGGTCGATCAGGCGATCGCCGGCGGTTCGGCGATGATCAGCGGCGGTGGCATCAACCAGCAGAGCGCCCAGCAGTTGGCGAACGTGCTGAAGTACGGGTCGCTGCCGCTGGCCTTCGAGATCTCCAGCGTGGACACGGTCTCGGCGACGCTGGGCGGTGAGCAGTTGCAGGCCGGCCTGATCGCGGGTGCGGTCGGTCTGGCGTTGGTGATCTTGTTCTGTTTCGCCTACTACCGCGGGCTGGGCGTCGTCGTGGTCGCCTCGCTGACGGTCGCCTTCGCCACCACGTACGCGATGGTGGTACTGCTCGGCGCCTCGGTCGGCTTCGCGTTGAGCCTGGCCGGCATCGCCGGTGCGATCGTGGCGATCGGCATCACTGCGGACAGTTTCGTCATCTACTTCGCCCGGATCCGGGACGAGGTCGGTGAGGGCCGCGGCATCCGGACCGCGGTCGAGACCGGCTGGCGGCGGGCCCGGCAGACGATCCTGGTTGCCGATGCGGTGTCGTTGTTGTCGGCGCTGATCCTGTTCATCCTGGCGATCGGTTCGGTGAAGGGCTTCGCCTTCACCCTCGGTCTGACCACGTTGATCGACATCGTGGTGGTGTTCTTCTTCACCAAGCCGCTGGTCACCCTGCTCAGCCGGACCAAGTTCTACGGCAACGGGCACAAGTTCTCCGGGCTGGACGCCACCCACCTCGGCGTGACCGCCCTGCCCGGCGGCCGACGCAGAGCCGGAACCGCTACCCGCGCCGCGACGCAGACCGGAGGGGAAGCCTGA